A portion of the Polaribacter cellanae genome contains these proteins:
- a CDS encoding DDE-type integrase/transposase/recombinase has product MGKYKKYHSDVKVTYALKLQDELLPNKFTSQIPNSTTSYWKDNEKPERYVGSEFASNIQTNLNDTKVFLDPRVHFGKEVFIQMARFYITILNLIGKERVFASIVKNKNVIVQLLENLNHNFPFEKKILLLFLNISQHRYSMWLGVHAFACDKSLANTCFKKRPNQVALFEIEVLKKYMNKKSHQFWSIGAIWGKAVKDGAISMSSASWYKYSKKLGLSEARKPKKKSRKKGSLDVDRPNHTWHMDVSQYKTMDNVKFYIYTVVDNFSRKIVSHHLSRKLSAQIRVESLRKGILNEFNIEIKGQHLDLIVDGGSENNNHTVADFIKNCEISIQKKIALKDVTFSNSIVEGPYKIMKSYYFRKKEIYADGMQKELDFFINDYNNLKPCHKHKFFTPYEVHLKPDILESKPIISNCNEARLEANRNYCCKLLLPTN; this is encoded by the coding sequence AACTCTTGCCCAATAAATTTACTTCTCAAATTCCTAATTCAACCACTAGTTATTGGAAAGATAATGAAAAACCCGAACGCTATGTAGGTAGTGAATTTGCATCGAATATTCAAACCAACTTAAATGATACGAAAGTCTTTTTAGACCCTCGAGTTCATTTTGGTAAAGAAGTTTTTATTCAGATGGCTCGTTTCTATATCACTATTTTAAATCTCATTGGTAAAGAACGTGTCTTTGCATCTATCGTTAAGAACAAGAATGTAATTGTTCAACTCTTGGAAAATCTCAATCATAACTTTCCTTTTGAAAAGAAAATACTATTGTTGTTTTTGAATATCTCACAACATCGCTATTCAATGTGGTTAGGAGTTCACGCTTTTGCATGTGATAAATCCTTAGCTAATACTTGTTTTAAAAAACGCCCTAACCAAGTTGCCTTGTTTGAAATAGAAGTCCTAAAGAAATACATGAATAAAAAATCACATCAGTTTTGGTCAATAGGAGCTATTTGGGGTAAAGCGGTTAAAGATGGTGCTATCTCGATGTCATCTGCCTCTTGGTATAAGTATTCTAAAAAGTTAGGATTATCAGAAGCGAGAAAACCTAAAAAGAAATCTAGAAAGAAAGGTTCTTTAGATGTGGATAGACCCAACCACACTTGGCATATGGATGTTTCTCAATACAAGACTATGGACAATGTAAAATTCTATATCTATACCGTAGTTGATAATTTCTCTCGTAAAATCGTATCACATCATCTCTCTCGAAAACTATCTGCTCAAATACGAGTTGAGAGTTTACGAAAAGGTATTTTGAATGAGTTTAATATTGAGATTAAAGGTCAACATCTCGATTTAATAGTTGATGGTGGTTCAGAGAATAACAATCATACCGTAGCGGATTTTATCAAAAACTGTGAGATTTCTATCCAAAAGAAAATCGCCTTAAAAGACGTTACATTCTCAAACTCAATTGTTGAAGGGCCGTATAAGATTATGAAAAGCTATTACTTCCGTAAAAAAGAAATCTATGCCGATGGTATGCAAAAGGAATTGGATTTTTTCATTAATGATTATAATAATCTAAAGCCCTGTCACAAGCATAAATTCTTTACACCTTATGAAGTGCATTTGAAACCAGATATACTGGAGTCAAAACCTATCATTTCCAATTGCAATGAAGCCCGATTAGAAGCCAACAGAAACTACTGTTGTAAACTCCTATTACCTACAAATTAA